The Williamsoniiplasma somnilux genome includes a window with the following:
- a CDS encoding PTS sugar transporter subunit IIB gives MSKKILLVCSAGMSTSMLVKKMEAIARKENLDYEIKAMGMAEAKPIIKNWDVIMVGPQVSFILNDLKSMTSAPVELIPANIYALAKGEEAIKMAQKLMSENK, from the coding sequence ATGTCGAAAAAAATATTGTTAGTTTGCTCTGCTGGAATGTCAACTTCTATGTTGGTTAAAAAAATGGAAGCAATTGCTAGAAAAGAAAATTTGGATTACGAAATTAAAGCAATGGGGATGGCAGAAGCTAAACCTATTATTAAAAACTGAGATGTAATAATGGTTGGTCCACAAGTTAGTTTTATTCTTAATGATCTTAAAAGTATGACTTCAGCTCCGGTTGAATTAATACCAGCAAACATTTATGCATTAGCAAAGGGTGAAGAAGCTATAAAAATGGCACAAAAATTAATGAGTGAAAATAAATAA
- a CDS encoding PTS lactose/cellobiose transporter subunit IIA — MNLNFEEISFQIIAFAGEAKGHAMNAIYLAKQGKYSEADELLEKAEQSMIIAEKTHMDVVSAEAGGEKLVFPVLFVHAEDQLLTTQTLMLIAKEFVDVYKKINN, encoded by the coding sequence ATGAATTTAAATTTTGAAGAAATATCATTTCAAATTATTGCATTTGCCGGTGAGGCAAAGGGTCACGCAATGAACGCGATATATTTAGCTAAACAAGGCAAATATAGTGAGGCTGATGAATTGTTGGAAAAAGCAGAACAAAGCATGATAATTGCAGAAAAAACACATATGGATGTTGTTTCTGCAGAAGCAGGGGGAGAAAAATTAGTTTTTCCTGTTCTTTTTGTTCATGCTGAAGATCAATTATTGACAACTCAAACTTTAATGTTAATAGCAAAAGAATTTGTGGATGTCTACAAAAAAATTAATAACTAA
- a CDS encoding MupG family TIM beta-alpha barrel fold protein — MFKKKIGISIYPEKNDLQKTLDYLELAKKYGYSFIFVSFIHMVNSSQIDIDKVLKAIKKAKELNYYVIADLEYESLKKINISINNLKQAKEYGIDCIRFDSPVLPKEIAALTHNKYGIDIQLNVSNNDSFIDNVLDYKPVLSRLAGCHNFYPQKYTGLEYDFFKESSQRYLSKGMSVGAFIGSHTGILGTAKYNNELPTLEMTRCLDVDVQAKVLFYSNNVDFVAFGNAFASEEELKKVSLIDREEITLSLELSKYISENEKTILFWDQHFRRGDVTKFFVRSTMSRVVFKNLQIPDNNTKEIFDKGDVVVINENGGSYKGELLIILQDNFKPENNTYNFLGKILKDEISLLNYIESWTYFQFSTKNRF; from the coding sequence ATGTTTAAGAAAAAAATAGGAATAAGTATTTATCCGGAAAAAAATGATTTACAAAAAACTTTAGATTATTTAGAATTAGCTAAAAAATATGGTTACTCATTCATCTTTGTTAGTTTTATTCATATGGTTAACAGTAGTCAAATTGATATTGACAAAGTTTTAAAAGCTATCAAAAAAGCAAAAGAATTAAACTACTATGTTATTGCTGATTTAGAATATGAATCATTAAAAAAAATTAATATTTCAATTAATAATCTAAAACAAGCAAAAGAATATGGAATTGATTGTATTCGTTTTGATTCTCCGGTTTTACCAAAAGAAATTGCTGCACTTACTCATAATAAATATGGTATTGATATTCAATTAAATGTTTCGAACAATGATTCTTTTATTGATAATGTTTTAGATTACAAACCAGTATTAAGTAGACTTGCTGGATGTCATAATTTTTATCCACAAAAATACACTGGTTTAGAATATGATTTTTTTAAAGAATCAAGTCAAAGATATTTATCTAAAGGAATGTCGGTTGGAGCTTTTATTGGTTCACACACAGGAATTTTAGGAACTGCTAAATACAACAATGAATTGCCAACTTTAGAAATGACAAGATGTTTAGATGTTGATGTTCAAGCAAAAGTCCTATTTTACTCAAATAATGTAGATTTTGTTGCTTTTGGCAATGCTTTTGCAAGCGAAGAAGAGTTAAAAAAAGTATCTTTAATTGATCGCGAAGAAATAACTTTATCATTAGAATTAAGTAAATATATTTCTGAAAACGAAAAAACAATTTTATTTTGAGATCAACACTTTAGACGTGGTGATGTAACAAAATTTTTTGTTCGTTCAACAATGTCTAGAGTTGTTTTTAAAAATTTACAAATTCCTGATAATAATACAAAAGAAATTTTTGATAAAGGTGATGTGGTTGTTATTAACGAGAATGGTGGAAGTTATAAAGGTGAACTCTTAATCATTTTACAGGACAATTTTAAACCTGAAAATAATACTTATAATTTTCTCGGAAAAATTTTAAAAGATGAAATCTCTTTATTAAATTATATTGAATCATGAACATATTTCCAATTTAGTACAAAAAATAGATTTTAA
- a CDS encoding Gfo/Idh/MocA family protein: MINIGIIGAGRIVEWFIKDYLLIMNNINVQSRIISIWNRTYEKANLINDKYNLNLNVYQNLNDFFNKDRNNIDLIYIGTSDESHFDFVKTALENKINVFCEKPLSLSYLQSKELYKLANKNDLLLFEGIKTGFAPAFIKLEQIIKSELLGRIKYIYSSHAKISTSGNIPNDSNVGFHLAGGMYALYTVLKLAGKAKVVQFMNNAYEKNTLAIQTSVLTIRHSNNVISTVVGSDTITDDLSTKIIFEKGYAKLGGRIDLYNENYKKDSCHMPKTLSIYDNQNNLLDFYDLDFVSEGEGLRFEIEHVLEMLNDNIKESSIVSQSLSLEIIKILEKTNKVSDLESVVL; this comes from the coding sequence ATGATAAATATAGGAATTATTGGAGCGGGGAGAATTGTTGAGTGATTTATAAAAGATTATTTATTGATCATGAACAATATAAATGTACAAAGCAGAATAATTAGCATTTGGAATCGAACTTATGAAAAAGCAAATTTAATTAATGATAAATATAATTTAAATTTAAATGTTTATCAAAATTTAAATGATTTTTTTAATAAAGATAGAAATAATATTGATTTAATATATATCGGAACAAGTGATGAAAGTCATTTTGATTTTGTTAAAACAGCATTAGAAAATAAAATTAATGTTTTTTGTGAAAAACCTTTATCATTGTCATATCTTCAATCAAAAGAGTTGTACAAGTTAGCAAACAAGAATGACCTTTTGTTGTTTGAAGGCATAAAAACCGGTTTTGCTCCAGCTTTCATTAAACTTGAGCAAATAATAAAATCTGAATTACTTGGTAGAATTAAATATATATATTCTTCGCATGCAAAAATTTCTACTAGCGGAAACATCCCTAATGATTCTAATGTAGGTTTTCACTTAGCTGGAGGAATGTATGCTTTATACACGGTTTTAAAATTAGCAGGTAAAGCAAAAGTGGTTCAATTTATGAACAATGCATATGAAAAAAATACTTTAGCTATACAAACTTCTGTTTTAACAATAAGACATTCAAACAATGTTATAAGCACTGTTGTTGGTTCGGACACTATTACTGATGATTTATCTACAAAAATAATTTTTGAAAAAGGTTATGCAAAACTTGGTGGACGTATTGATCTTTATAATGAAAACTATAAAAAAGATTCTTGTCACATGCCTAAAACATTATCTATTTATGATAATCAAAATAATTTATTAGACTTTTATGATCTTGATTTTGTTTCTGAAGGCGAAGGTCTAAGATTCGAAATAGAACATGTATTAGAAATGCTAAATGATAATATAAAAGAGAGTTCAATAGTATCTCAATCACTATCATTAGAAATTATTAAAATTTTAGAAAAAACTAACAAAGTAAGTGATTTAGAAAGTGTGGTTTTGTAA
- a CDS encoding glycoside hydrolase family 1 protein produces MEIKFKDDFLWGSATSGPQSEGAFAKPNLSIMDYWYKKTPNDFHNQIGPDITSDLFHNYEKDIEIMNSLKLNSFRTSIQWTRLIENFQDCRVNKEAVEFYRNYFFKLKLKNIKLIVNLFHFDMPIELQNLGGFENKKVVSMYAEYARTCFELFGDLVDDWATFNEPIVPIEGGYLYEWYYPKIVDFKRGIQAAYGTILAHAKAVNIFHSMFANDPNKKITIILNLTPAYPKDQSKDNLQAARIRDLLFNKSFLETTINGVFPKELIELFKKEDLLPNYTKLELLEIKNSYIDYLGVNYYQPSRVQARTKPWSGKIMPEKWFENFVWNKRRINPHRGWEIHPETIYKIAMEIKNNYKNINWFVAENGMGVENEIKFKNSQGFIDDQYRIDFIKEHLYWLNKAILEGSNCFGYHVWTFIDCWSWANAYKNRYGLIELDLQTQKRTIKKSGYWFKEIIENKNIIEIDDELIKL; encoded by the coding sequence ATGGAAATTAAATTTAAAGATGATTTTTTATGAGGTTCAGCAACTAGTGGACCACAAAGTGAAGGAGCATTCGCTAAACCTAATTTAAGCATAATGGACTATTGATATAAAAAAACTCCTAACGATTTTCACAATCAAATAGGTCCTGATATCACTTCTGATCTTTTTCATAATTATGAAAAAGATATAGAAATTATGAATTCATTAAAATTAAATAGTTTTAGAACCTCAATTCAGTGAACGCGATTAATAGAAAATTTTCAAGATTGTAGAGTCAACAAAGAAGCTGTTGAATTTTATAGGAATTATTTTTTTAAATTAAAACTTAAAAATATTAAATTAATTGTAAACTTATTTCATTTTGATATGCCTATAGAATTACAAAATCTTGGTGGTTTCGAAAACAAAAAAGTTGTATCTATGTACGCTGAATATGCTCGAACATGTTTTGAACTTTTCGGTGATTTGGTTGATGATTGAGCAACTTTTAATGAACCAATTGTGCCAATTGAAGGTGGTTATTTATACGAATGGTATTATCCTAAAATTGTTGATTTTAAAAGAGGAATTCAAGCAGCTTATGGAACCATTTTAGCTCATGCCAAAGCTGTTAATATTTTTCATTCAATGTTTGCAAATGATCCAAATAAAAAAATTACAATTATTTTGAATTTAACTCCAGCTTATCCAAAAGATCAATCAAAAGATAATCTTCAAGCAGCTAGAATTAGAGATTTACTTTTCAATAAATCATTTTTAGAAACAACAATAAATGGTGTATTTCCTAAAGAGTTGATTGAATTATTTAAAAAAGAAGATCTGCTTCCAAATTATACAAAATTAGAATTATTAGAAATTAAAAATTCATATATTGATTATTTAGGAGTTAATTATTATCAACCTTCAAGAGTTCAAGCAAGAACGAAACCTTGATCCGGAAAAATTATGCCTGAAAAGTGATTTGAAAATTTTGTTTGAAATAAACGTAGAATTAATCCCCATAGAGGATGAGAAATACATCCAGAAACAATTTATAAAATAGCAATGGAAATTAAAAATAATTATAAAAACATTAATTGATTCGTTGCTGAGAACGGTATGGGCGTAGAAAACGAAATAAAATTCAAAAATTCTCAAGGTTTTATTGATGATCAATATAGAATTGATTTTATTAAAGAACATTTATATTGATTGAATAAAGCAATTTTAGAAGGATCGAATTGTTTTGGTTATCATGTATGAACATTTATCGATTGTTGAAGTTGAGCTAACGCTTATAAAAACAGATATGGCTTGATAGAACTTGATTTACAAACACAAAAAAGAACTATTAAAAAATCGGGATACTGATTTAAAGAAATAATTGAAAATAAAAACATCATCGAAATAGATGATGAATTAATAAAATTATAA
- the coaD gene encoding pantetheine-phosphate adenylyltransferase, with translation MKAIYPGSFNPFHEGHLNILTKALNIFDEIYIVVTKNINKINDSNFSSRMEKINKAVNNPKVHVIINENELTIEIAKKYQCSHIIRGLRSDTDFKYELEYYDGNKFLDPNIETIYFISDHEKRKLSSTIIKEIANYKK, from the coding sequence ATGAAAGCTATTTATCCAGGGAGTTTCAACCCTTTTCATGAAGGACATTTAAATATTTTAACGAAAGCTTTAAATATTTTTGATGAAATATATATTGTTGTTACAAAAAATATAAACAAAATTAATGATTCTAATTTTTCTTCAAGAATGGAAAAAATTAATAAAGCCGTTAATAATCCTAAAGTTCATGTCATTATAAATGAAAATGAATTAACAATTGAAATTGCTAAAAAATATCAATGTTCACACATTATTAGAGGATTAAGAAGTGATACTGACTTTAAATATGAGTTAGAATACTATGATGGTAATAAATTTTTGGATCCTAATATTGAAACCATCTATTTTATAAGTGATCATGAAAAACGCAAATTATCCTCAACAATCATAAAAGAAATTGCAAACTACAAAAAATAG
- a CDS encoding glycoside hydrolase family 1 protein encodes MKNKQNFIWSTSTCAFQIEGGRNEGGRTDSIWDEFTKRNFYIPPIGVPGREINSIEQAADFYHKYETDSLIMKNANLNGFIYNLDWNRIFPKNYQEINPEGIKWTENFFKKMIENEIRPIPILFHWDTPLWAQIQGGWENSEILIWWRQYVKTMFKFLGKYTDIWYVNDENSTFTLAGYLDIYLPPARNDKTAFVKAIHNLNLSGAIAKEEFELAKEKGYISKDSILGIVHDWNPPIPYDKTDKNDLKAIEIYNQWFLHFWLDPNMKGKYPEIFFRWIKENNIDFKISKKDLDFLKKNTLDFIGWNYYRPCYISGVHKNISEELLNRPTEQFFTKDFKIVYPIKDVLYTDWKWIIDSSRLVSGSLEMKNIYGDIPLMIVENGLGAFDDKTGDLIKDFKRIEYLKQHIEAVLEAKRIGVNFIGYSLWTYCDIYSPSGGYRKDYGLVSVDFNSSNKTRKPKLSYSWYKQVATSNGKDTSIDLNKLEKDLKNELKNWSIYMK; translated from the coding sequence ATGAAAAATAAACAAAATTTTATTTGATCAACTTCAACTTGTGCATTTCAAATTGAAGGCGGAAGAAATGAAGGGGGAAGAACTGATTCTATTTGAGATGAGTTTACAAAACGAAATTTTTACATTCCTCCAATAGGTGTACCCGGTAGAGAAATTAATTCAATTGAACAAGCAGCAGATTTTTATCATAAATACGAAACTGATTCTTTGATAATGAAAAACGCAAATTTAAATGGATTTATTTATAATTTAGATTGAAATAGAATATTTCCTAAAAACTATCAGGAAATAAATCCAGAAGGAATTAAATGAACTGAAAATTTTTTCAAAAAAATGATTGAAAACGAAATAAGACCTATTCCGATTTTATTTCATTGAGACACCCCTCTTTGAGCACAAATTCAAGGTGGATGAGAAAATTCTGAAATACTGATTTGATGACGTCAATATGTAAAAACAATGTTTAAATTTTTAGGAAAGTATACAGATATTTGATACGTAAATGATGAAAATTCTACATTTACACTTGCTGGCTATTTAGATATTTACTTACCTCCAGCAAGAAATGATAAAACCGCTTTTGTTAAAGCTATACATAATTTAAATTTATCTGGAGCTATCGCTAAAGAAGAATTTGAATTAGCTAAAGAAAAAGGATATATTTCTAAAGATTCAATTTTAGGTATTGTTCATGATTGAAACCCTCCAATTCCTTACGATAAGACTGACAAAAATGATTTAAAAGCAATTGAAATATATAACCAATGATTTTTACATTTTTGGTTAGATCCAAACATGAAGGGAAAATATCCTGAAATTTTTTTCAGATGAATAAAGGAAAATAATATTGATTTTAAAATAAGCAAAAAAGATTTAGATTTTTTAAAAAAGAACACCTTAGATTTCATTGGCTGAAATTATTATCGACCATGTTATATAAGTGGTGTTCATAAAAATATTTCTGAAGAACTCTTAAACAGACCAACGGAACAATTTTTTACAAAAGATTTTAAAATTGTTTATCCAATAAAAGATGTTTTATACACAGATTGAAAATGAATTATAGATTCATCGCGCCTTGTTTCTGGTTCTTTAGAAATGAAAAATATTTATGGTGATATACCTTTAATGATTGTCGAAAACGGTTTAGGAGCTTTCGATGATAAAACCGGGGATTTAATAAAAGATTTTAAAAGAATTGAATATTTAAAACAACATATTGAAGCAGTGCTTGAAGCAAAGAGAATAGGTGTTAATTTCATTGGTTATTCGTTATGAACTTATTGTGATATTTATTCGCCATCTGGAGGATATAGAAAAGATTATGGATTAGTTTCTGTGGATTTTAATTCTTCAAACAAAACTAGAAAACCTAAATTAAGTTATTCTTGATATAAACAAGTAGCCACTTCAAATGGAAAGGATACTTCAATTGATTTAAATAAATTAGAAAAAGATTTAAAAAATGAATTAAAGAATTGAAGTATATATATGAAATAA
- the thrS gene encoding threonine--tRNA ligase, which translates to MKVKLLDGNIKEYQKPISIKDIASNLGVSLGKSVVGAYVNKIPVDLDYVVEKDIELELITNKSDDKYDLFINHTSALLTAFAINDIFGAKIAQTFYKKDGEEFAVTFEVEPRIGLDELEKIQNKVNEYLANNDKINIEYVDLETATKILKNNEYQLFLAKKQFAELNYVTIYSLNNLKIVNIQPIITDLKHIKAIRVQQLTGSYWLDDAKNIMLQRVHGMGADSLKELNSKIALIEDRKSRDHRTINKRLNIFGFDNLIGAGLPLWLPNGVIIKDEIKKYLKEKEWEYDYIQVQTPIMGTVDLYKTSGHWDHYREDMFQPFNGGRGSEEQFVLKPMSCPHHVSLYKQEQRSYRDLPLRMAEHALQHRYESSGSLTGLERVRAMELTDSHIFVRPDQVKEEFKNVYKLVQEALKGLKIEIDYVSFSVRDPEDKEKYFQDDEMWNHAEEELENVLKDLKLNYTKMVGEAAFYGPKLDIQIKTAQNHEVTISTIQLDFLLPRKFDATYVDQHQKLQRPIMIHRGLVGTYERLVAIILEQTNGILPLWLSPTQVEIIPIGDDKNFEYADKLRDKFKNEFIRSHIDLRDERLAWKIREAQIHKIPYQLVIGDEETKNNTITYRQYASEEEITMPTSEFITKIMKEIKERQ; encoded by the coding sequence ATGAAAGTTAAATTATTAGACGGAAACATTAAAGAATATCAAAAACCAATTTCAATAAAAGATATTGCATCAAATTTAGGAGTAAGTTTAGGAAAAAGTGTTGTTGGAGCCTATGTTAATAAAATTCCCGTTGACTTAGACTATGTGGTAGAAAAAGATATAGAGTTAGAATTAATAACAAATAAATCGGATGATAAATACGATTTATTTATCAATCATACTTCAGCTTTACTAACCGCATTTGCAATTAATGATATTTTTGGAGCTAAAATAGCTCAAACATTTTACAAAAAAGATGGTGAAGAATTTGCCGTTACTTTTGAAGTCGAACCAAGAATTGGACTTGATGAGCTAGAAAAAATTCAAAACAAAGTTAATGAGTATTTGGCAAACAATGACAAAATAAATATTGAATATGTCGACTTAGAGACTGCAACCAAAATTTTAAAAAATAACGAATATCAACTTTTTTTAGCTAAAAAACAATTTGCTGAATTAAATTATGTAACTATTTATTCATTGAATAATTTAAAAATTGTTAACATCCAACCAATTATTACTGATTTAAAACATATTAAAGCAATAAGAGTTCAACAACTAACGGGTTCATATTGATTAGATGATGCAAAAAACATTATGTTACAAAGAGTTCATGGGATGGGTGCTGATTCACTTAAAGAGTTAAACTCAAAAATTGCTTTAATTGAAGATAGAAAAAGTCGTGATCACCGTACAATTAATAAACGTTTAAATATTTTTGGTTTTGATAATTTAATCGGTGCTGGTTTGCCATTGTGATTGCCTAATGGGGTTATAATTAAAGACGAAATTAAAAAATATTTAAAAGAAAAAGAATGAGAGTATGACTATATTCAAGTTCAAACACCAATTATGGGGACTGTTGATCTTTATAAAACTTCAGGTCACTGAGATCATTATAGAGAAGATATGTTTCAACCTTTTAATGGTGGTAGAGGTAGTGAAGAACAATTTGTTTTAAAACCAATGAGTTGTCCTCACCACGTGTCATTATATAAACAAGAACAAAGATCTTATCGTGATTTACCTTTAAGAATGGCTGAACACGCCCTACAACACCGATACGAATCGTCGGGATCATTGACAGGGTTGGAACGTGTTCGCGCAATGGAATTGACTGATTCTCATATTTTTGTTAGACCAGATCAAGTTAAAGAAGAATTTAAAAATGTTTATAAACTAGTTCAAGAAGCTTTAAAAGGATTAAAAATTGAAATTGACTATGTTTCTTTTTCTGTAAGAGATCCTGAAGATAAAGAAAAATATTTCCAAGATGATGAAATGTGAAATCATGCAGAAGAAGAACTTGAAAATGTTTTAAAAGATTTAAAACTTAACTATACTAAAATGGTTGGGGAAGCTGCATTTTATGGTCCTAAACTTGATATTCAAATTAAAACTGCTCAAAATCATGAAGTTACGATTTCAACGATTCAACTAGATTTCTTACTACCTAGAAAATTTGATGCTACTTATGTAGATCAACATCAAAAATTACAAAGACCTATTATGATTCACCGTGGTTTAGTCGGTACTTACGAGAGACTTGTAGCAATTATTTTAGAACAAACTAACGGAATTTTACCATTGTGATTATCTCCAACACAAGTTGAAATAATTCCAATTGGTGATGATAAAAATTTTGAATACGCAGACAAATTGCGTGATAAGTTCAAAAATGAATTCATTAGAAGTCATATTGATTTAAGAGATGAAAGACTTGCGTGAAAAATTCGTGAAGCTCAAATTCATAAAATTCCTTACCAATTAGTTATTGGGGATGAAGAAACTAAAAACAATACTATAACTTATCGTCAGTATGCAAGTGAAGAAGAAATCACAATGCCTACATCAGAGTTTATAACTAAAATAATGAAAGAAATAAAAGAAAGACAATAG
- a CDS encoding PTS sugar transporter subunit IIC translates to MVQKFNADNSRNNPQGFKIWFQQKFIPQIAKMGNQRHLAAIRDSFGTMIPLIIAGSLGVLINAIIFGGAGSGYVSLLGLFAKAANPDVAWNDLNAQVLGTGGWAQTTQIMGYAFGIINSVTVGMMAIWFSFLLGYYIAISRNFQNPLVTGLLSGSAFMLASLGEVTFFMGAQGLITAILFGILSTELFIKLSSVRALNIKLPDGVPPAVGKSFAVFLPVCITLSVVAMINVIVLAPAIVTGDLKVTANTYSVMDSGQFAELFNKQFVAADFLKANPNFANYSDIINKIADNWGTNQKAFVEFYNSQSSQNQSVIATAIATFSGAPGSGSAIAEVADKAKIIFVVGKNANYLATLSWFKVALGPNQFGMGAAIYQFFTSWFIGFATGSGGIGLAIVFVFAVSFFWFFGVHGSNLMAGIFEPIFWMVLGINTALVTSLGYDAAVATQSMGVFTKPFFDAYMYVGGSGATLGLLLMTLSFSKRKDLKEIAKYSTPAGVFQINEPTIFGFPLILNPVYVVPFILVPIINLFVGWIFSPDVLNFVKYSYVATPWTAPWFLGAMITSLDVRALLPAFIIFGIDLLLYLPFVLLDNKLYFKKLKENNIEQYNMEMKYYNDPEFKWNTDTETKFNNKINKGELVVLDAEETNAFWAKRMTDSQKLAIRQKDIMQKALDKQLKYNKEAKEVKAKRDAKIPELKTKWAKQKKKN, encoded by the coding sequence ATGGTCCAAAAATTTAATGCTGATAACAGCAGAAATAATCCACAAGGATTTAAAATCTGATTTCAGCAAAAATTTATTCCGCAAATTGCCAAAATGGGTAATCAACGCCATTTAGCGGCAATTAGAGACTCATTTGGAACTATGATTCCGTTGATTATTGCAGGTTCACTTGGTGTACTAATCAACGCAATTATATTTGGTGGTGCAGGTTCTGGTTATGTTTCTTTACTTGGTTTATTTGCAAAAGCAGCAAATCCTGATGTTGCGTGAAATGATTTAAACGCACAAGTATTAGGAACTGGTGGATGAGCACAAACAACACAAATAATGGGTTATGCTTTCGGAATAATTAATTCAGTAACTGTAGGTATGATGGCAATATGATTTTCATTCTTACTAGGTTACTATATTGCAATATCTAGAAATTTTCAAAATCCGTTAGTAACAGGTTTGTTATCTGGATCTGCATTTATGTTGGCTTCACTTGGAGAAGTTACATTTTTTATGGGTGCTCAAGGTTTGATTACCGCAATTTTGTTTGGAATTTTATCAACAGAATTATTTATAAAATTGTCTAGCGTTAGGGCACTTAATATTAAATTACCAGATGGAGTTCCGCCTGCCGTAGGAAAATCTTTTGCGGTTTTCTTACCTGTTTGTATAACATTATCTGTTGTAGCAATGATTAATGTTATTGTTTTAGCTCCAGCAATAGTTACAGGTGATTTAAAAGTTACGGCTAATACATATTCAGTTATGGATTCTGGTCAATTTGCAGAATTATTTAATAAACAATTTGTTGCAGCTGATTTTCTTAAGGCAAATCCAAATTTTGCTAATTACAGCGACATTATTAATAAAATTGCTGATAATTGAGGAACTAACCAAAAAGCATTTGTAGAATTTTATAATTCACAATCTTCACAAAATCAATCAGTTATTGCAACTGCAATAGCAACATTTTCAGGAGCACCAGGTTCAGGATCAGCAATTGCTGAAGTAGCCGACAAAGCAAAAATTATTTTTGTTGTTGGTAAAAACGCAAATTATCTTGCAACTTTGTCTTGGTTTAAAGTTGCCTTAGGTCCAAATCAATTTGGTATGGGAGCAGCAATTTATCAATTCTTTACTAGTTGATTTATTGGATTTGCTACAGGTTCTGGAGGAATAGGACTTGCAATAGTGTTTGTCTTTGCGGTTTCATTCTTCTGATTCTTTGGAGTACATGGTTCTAACTTAATGGCTGGTATTTTTGAACCAATTTTTTGAATGGTATTAGGAATTAATACTGCGCTTGTAACATCATTGGGTTATGATGCAGCTGTAGCTACACAAAGCATGGGTGTATTTACCAAACCTTTCTTTGATGCATATATGTATGTTGGAGGATCTGGGGCAACTTTAGGACTTCTATTAATGACATTATCGTTCTCTAAACGTAAAGATTTAAAAGAAATTGCGAAATATTCAACACCTGCTGGAGTTTTTCAAATTAATGAACCAACTATTTTTGGATTCCCACTAATATTGAATCCAGTGTATGTTGTTCCATTTATATTGGTTCCAATTATTAACTTATTTGTTGGTTGAATTTTCTCTCCAGATGTATTAAATTTTGTTAAATATTCTTATGTTGCAACTCCTTGAACTGCGCCTTGATTTTTAGGAGCAATGATTACTTCATTGGATGTTAGAGCATTACTTCCAGCATTTATAATTTTTGGAATTGACTTGTTATTATATCTACCTTTTGTATTGTTAGACAATAAATTGTACTTTAAAAAATTAAAAGAAAACAATATCGAACAATATAATATGGAAATGAAATACTATAATGATCCAGAATTCAAATGAAACACTGACACAGAAACTAAATTTAATAATAAAATAAATAAAGGTGAATTAGTAGTTTTAGATGCCGAAGAAACAAATGCATTTTGAGCAAAAAGAATGACCGATTCTCAAAAATTAGCCATTCGTCAAAAAGATATAATGCAAAAGGCATTAGATAAACAATTAAAATACAATAAAGAAGCAAAAGAGGTCAAAGCAAAACGTGATGCTAAAATTCCTGAATTAAAGACAAAATGAGCAAAACAAAAAAAGAAAAATTAA